In Centropristis striata isolate RG_2023a ecotype Rhode Island chromosome 8, C.striata_1.0, whole genome shotgun sequence, the genomic window gtttagtatgtattgttagtttctcctagatattttggatcagTAGGACCTGATTAGTaccaaaactaagcattgtctttgaacaggaagtagtttttgaaaaaaaataatgggttaattttactgtataacacaattaattcactagtgtttaaaactgtttatttctttacatttacaccctctcatttaaagaacgatagtaaaagtctattcgttctcaGATGAGTACTTCCTGACTAGCggtgtcgtagcttgttgctattgctaaaaaatagtcaaactacaaacattattaagcacaaacaaacaagttttaaccacaCAATCTGATCAgtttttgtacctggtccactttttccTGGGGATAAGCTgctgattgactttaccaagatgctgccatctgatttttatacTGATTAATGTATtgactactgaggacaacagctcatagttaagcagaattaatTATTAAGGTCCAGCAAACCTAAAATTAAATGTCcccatatgaggacgcagggtcacaggaggatAAAGAACTCAAGGTAACACAGGGGAAATGATTGATGAACAAACGGCCATTTGAAGAATGAAGTGTTCTATTAATATTGGTAGTCTGTCCCCATCTGTAATGAGCTCAGATGAGTTATGGAccatttaccaaaaaatatgtaatctgataaatatttgattatatacactaccggtcaaaagttttagaacaccccaatttttccagttttttattgaaattcaagcagttcaagtcaaatgaacagcttgaaagggtacaaaggtaagtggtgaactgccagaggtaaataaaaaaaaggtaagcttaaccaaaactgaaaaataatgtacatttcagaattataaaagtaggcctttttcagggaacaagaaatgggttaacaacttaactctatggagtcttgggctattttgtccatttttgaattcttttcatgtctttgtaagtcattttgtgtctttttttggtcattttgtgtctttttttagtcattttgtgtctttgtttggtcattttgtgtctttttttgtcattttgtgtctttttttggtcattttgtgtctttttttagtcctttagtgcAACATAaagtgtgattttgaatcttttttttactttcaaaacactatcatgctcaataaagaattttaaatgttgcaaatgtgcattaatttcagagtacactgagacattaaactgcatcattttcaattaaattctggaaaagttggtgtgttctaaaacttttgaccagtagtgtatgaaCTGGTCCCTGGCCTCCTGTCCTTTTGCTAAAGTTGCCCCCAGGGAAAGCATGTAGAGTATCTCGCTGTACTAACTGTGTTTATCTGATTATAAAGGACATGTCCAGTCTGATGCACACCATCTATGATGTGGTGGACGCCTCTGTCAATCACTCCTGCCATAATAAGAGCAAGACTCTGCGAGTCAAACTGACCGTCACTCCGGAGCCCCGGTGCCACCGGAGAGAAACAGGAACTggtaaatgaaaacaaaacagcatcaAACCTCAgacaatatatattatcataataTGATATCAGCTATAATTAGTAGAACCCACagactggcatttgtgcaatgatttctaacgttcttacacatattttaattttgtatcctattttttttaattttattgtctttgatgatgttctgttttttttgttttaactgttgtattgcctccGTGATAATGTACcttgtaaagcaccttgtaaccctggttttgaaaggtgctatagaaatgtagtatatagtataaatatagtagtttgttgtttttttcttcctttttataattagactgttatgcttttaacctgtagcactttgagatttcctgtaatgtaaagtgcattacaaataaaatgtattattatttattattaataaataaataaatagattgtAGATCCTGTCACTTAATTATTGCAGACATTACTGCtattttttctgcacattttcagATGTTTGTTCCTCTGTTCacacctcctcctgcacctgGAAAATATGTAGTTGttttctaaaaaatatacaaaaaaataatttaaattgttaatattataACTTAACAGACATTTCATCTGtggcataaaaaaaaacttttttcctgGTGTGAATTCTTGTGTTTTCCCTCTTCAGATCGCTGTCACCAGGAAGAGGGCCGCTCAGCTGACAAGCGGCTGTCCTCGTACATCAGGTAGGAGGCTGCTTTGTGAATATTCTTGTAAAttaattgtgtaattaattgACACTAATAATTgggtttttgctcatttttagcAGCAAAGGTCAGAGCAACGAGGCGCCAGCCCCAGAGGGCCAGCATTACTGTGTGGATGAGAACACGGAGAGGAGGAATCACTACCTGGACCTGGCCGGGATAGAGAACTACACCTCCAGATTTGAaggtttgtctctttttattttgtgtttacagcctgcttgttatttatttatgtgaatattttttattgggttttataaTACATACAGCACAAGAACATCCATGAACTCAAATGTATTGTGCGCACACCATAaaatcaataagaaataataataataaaaataaacatgattagaaTGTCCCAAATATATTAGCGTTaatgacaataagaaaaataaacagacattcTGACACAAAGAAAAGCAATAATGGTAAAACTTCACAAATGATGCAAATCAGCTATACAAAACCCACAGAGGTGAACAgagaagtaaaaacaaaaaacagtcaaataaataagtaaataaataaattcacagGGCCCTTGAAATCATTTAGTCTACGGGCAGCTTCTCAACATATAGTAGGAACGGTTGCCACAGCTTTTTGAATTTACTTTCTGAGCCTTGAGTCGTATATCTTAGTTGTTCCACTTTAAGATAACCACTACGTCCATCACCCACCGCCCATGAGAAGGGGGTACCGACTTTTTCCACTTAAAGAGGATAGTCCGCCGTGCCAGAAGTGTGGCGAAGGCCACTAGCCTGCTTGTTATTGAAGCAATATTATTACAATAGCTGGGattcatttacttatttattatgcGTGTCAGAATGGTTCATTTATCTGTTAACGGGCAgattacagtctatggtgccaACTTCTGATGAAACTATGCATGCTGGAACAAAGTTTATTCATTCCAAACCAGCAGATGGAGACGTGGCTTAATTCACATATCTTTTTTACgactttttaaaagtatgcTTGAAATTTGTTGGCTCCGCTGCCATGGAGCTCTCTTTGTCAAATAACTAAaagaatgtgatttgttttgtgacactgtTAGCGAAAAGAACaattctgctgaactggaaacaaaaaaatcctccagtttatcaaactttaatgaatgatataatgaaacatttgcagttagaaaaaataaaattcaccctgagaggtaagatagataccttttacacacagccatttatggattattatactaaatataaccccatgaaaaattaacaaatttaAATTTTGGAAAACCTGACATCCTCCGAgttgtattataatatttaaatctattttatttgtaaaccttatttttgttttgatatttgatttgactccacctaggtttttttttgtttttttcttttgttttttgctttttgtgtttttttttaatttatttttttattgcttttatttttctattatcattctgctctttcgtgttgattttaagcatgaatgaacatgtacattctttatttttgtatgtgaacgaaagaaaaaaaaacaataaagagaagtttgaaagaaaaaaagtatgcTTGAAATTTGCCTCACAGTTGAGTGGTTTGAAGTTGAATCAGCAGTTCAAAGAACACTGTTATAAATCATATTTAtataggcaaggcaagtttatttatatagcacaattcggacacagggccattcaaagtgctttacaagggcaagattaaaatacataaaacacattagaagacatttaaaagcgaatttaaaaaaaagtgaatgaataaaacatttaagagcgaatgaataaaaatgacaggttaaaatggaaacagaaaagtcttcagacttgatttaaaagagctgagagttgcagcagacctcaagttctctgggagtttgttccagagatttggtgcataaaaactgttgaccaattattcctaaacatttaatccaaatggctataatttaatggtttgattctgcaaactgtctttttaatttagaatttccttGCAACAAAACCACTAACCCTGTGTGTGTTGCGTGTCCTTCAGGAACCAGCCCCGCCTTCCCTCCCCAGGAGGCTCATCATGTCCGGAGCTCCCAGAGTCAGAGCCGCTCCCGCTCCCAGGAACCAGAAGCCCAAGTAGTTCACCACCAGCGCCGCTCACAGGTCATCAGCGACAGCTACAACCCTACGGAGTCTCGCAGCAGGGGCACGCAGTTCGTCAAATCCCCAAAAGGAACCTACAAGTCAGGCGGAGGGAATAACGGGGGCGGCGGGGGAGGCAAATCCACTAAATGTCACGGCCACCACCCGCCTGTGCAGAGCATGCTGCACAGTGGCAGCGCAGCAGGACACGGGGGGCAGGACGTGTACCACCTGCCCCACCAAGCCCAGTCCTCCAGCCACCACCAGCACCCTTTGCAATACAGTCACAGCAAACGCCTCAGGGCAAAAGCCCGGGAGGCCATGTCCCCGTCCAAAACCCCCCTGTCCCCCCAGCAGCAGCCCCCCCTGCCCTCGGTGCTGCCCAGCCTGGAGAGAGAGCAGGCGTCCGGCCCACCGGGGAGCCCCGGGTTTGTGGTTCCTGTGGTCCAGCGTCACGAGCACCACCATCACCAtgaacaccaccaccaccaccactatcACCATTACCATCAGACATGACCGCGCTCAGTGTGCAGTGACTGAAACTGTACAGGACCAAccacaaccaaccaaccacacCAGTCTGAAGGACTCAACGTCTCACACTCTGTCcaggatcttttttttactctcctCCTGCAAGCTATACAGATATATCCTGAGATTAGACGTACTGAGGGATCATGTAGTGCGATGACGCAATGATAATGGACTGGAACGATGTTTTTCTGAAGTTATTGTATAATAACAAAAGATGTGTGGCACAGATTTGAAGTTTTTGTAGATTTTCAGCTGGGACTGCTGCGATGGTTACCCATGTTCAGTGAGGGTACAGATGCCAGAACGGAGCAGATCAGAGGACTTTTGATGTGACATCTTTTCCCTCTTGGTGCTGCTGGGTGAAGTCCCTGGATGCTATATGTCAGAGTAGGTGTGTTGTTCTGTGTGAGACCTTTCCAAAACACGGATCTCAGGTGTAAAGGTGCTGCTGCTCTCGAGCTTTTCACACAGGCTTCTTCCTCTGGAGGCCTGATGTGGACTGAGGGGTTTCCTGTTTGGGgatgggggaggggaggggggagggggggagtaTGAAATCACCACTGCcagttttaatgcaaaaatatcttgctatatgtataaaaaaaatctatatatgtaaacacattttactgtataattattatactgtatatgcatATTTCATCATGGATAATATTATGCATATatgtattttgtcttttatatattttaataaacgTTATATAGTTCATTTATATTATTGCAGTGACTGTTTATTTCtgctcataaaacacatgatggtGTCTGCTGCCACCGTGTGGATGGAAATAGAATCACATCAGTATGATGTTATTGGTTAAGACTTTGAACATTAATGTGATcgttaaaatgtaattatggtTTGAGAGTagagcaaagaaaaacattttggggttttaatttaatttttttatgttttaaaagaaGCAGAATGCCAGTGCATTAAAGGTTAGAGACTGGCAGCTGATCTTGGTCAGCACCAGCAACAGAAAAGCTCTAAATTAATATCAGCTGCATGAATATTTTGTGGGAACAGCAGCAACAGGCTGCCAGTAATACAGATTTAGAGCTTTTACAGTTCCCGGATTGTGTATGGTTGTCTGGCCACAAAGCTGACTATAACAGAAAGGACTCACTTTGAAAGCAGAAGTGTCTCATATCTCTTTCTTTCTACTTCCCTCTCACTCTCTGAAAAACAGcactggctgttttttttttattccaagtcttttttattgattattattatgcatagtgtacaaaatatatacattcaaTATAGATGATCggtaataatacaaatacaatataaacataaacacataaacataaacatcacCCAACAGAGCCCCATCCCTGCAACAACATTACTGTACCATTCGACAACCTAGTATTAATTGAACTTGtgttcaagaaaaaaagaaaaaaaaagacaataataaaatttcaaattatatatatgtatatataaataaataaatacataataataaagtaaaataataacagaTACATTAGTTAAAGCAACATAGCATGATACACAGGTAAATAAGAAATCAATAGGTAAACGAGGGTCCTTATGGATTACAGATTATACAGAATACAGGATCAGTCatatagagcagctattctcaacctttttgagtcacgacccccaatttaacatgcatgttgtccgcgacccccactcactgaacacaatctcacacgcagtTCAGatcaaccaaaaaagaaacaaaatgaccaaaaaaaaggaaacaaaatgaccaaaaagaaacaaaattaccaaaaaagacacaaaattaccccaaaaagaaacaaaatccccaaataaagacacaaaataactaaaaaaagacacaaaatgaccaaagaaaggaaacaaaatgaccaaaaaagacacaaattgaccacaaaatgattaaaaaaagacacaaaaggaccaaaaaagacacaaattgaccacaaattgaccacaaaatgatcaaaaaaagacacaaaagaagacacaaatgaccaaaaaacacacaaaatgaccaaaaaaaagacattaagtgaccaaaaagactaaaacacatgaacactttaacacagtggagacagagctgacttccaaaatgatttggcgacccccagaaatcttctcgcgaccccaattggggtcccgaccccaaggttgagaatagctgatataGAGCACCAATATTAGTGACATCTAATTTCTCTATATAATTCAAAAAGGGTTTCCAAAtatcataacattttttaatacatcCTCTTGTAGAATAACGAATCTTTTCTAGCACTGGCTGTTTTGGTTGATCTTCTCTTTTCCACAGTGTGAACAGTCAGTTAGTAATCAGTCATAACACAAACTTGCCTGACTTGAAGAGAGCTTTAAATCATGTCTGTGCTGTATTTCCCTGCAGGATTCACAGTGTAGACTAATAACTTCCCCCTGGTGGTTCTGTTTGCCCAGTACAGGGAAGCATAGGGAATAGTTTTATGCCACCTGGTAGTCCCTGTAATCTGCAGCATCTGGCCCCTTGTGTGTCAATTAGTGTGTGGTAATTTGATTAAACACAAATTTATTCAGCAGTATGCACCATGTATGGATTatagagaaaatagaaatatattttgACAAAGGTTTCCTTTAATATGGGACAGATTAAGCctattttcaggttcatatttatagttttttgggggtttttgaCAGTATTTATGCAGCACCTGGACCCAATTTAGAGTCAAAAAGGAAATGGAAACCTGACATTATacaatatgaaacatttaagACAAGGCCTTGAGATGAAGCAATAGTTTAGGACCAGAGTCTTCAGATTTCAGTTGTTTGTGTGCAGACATTTGGACATGACAGTGGGCCATTGTGTGCAACCACAACCCTGAAAATGGTATTCAGATATCTTAAAATTTTgcctttacctttttttttttgtcctgaaAAAAGACCAACAAACCATAATGAATCAGGGGTACTGAAGCTACTTATTTTGAAGCTGGCCAGTCTCTGTGTCAGCCACTAGGTGGCAACAAATATCTATtaattgtgcaaaaaatatactaCAGAAGGATGTCAGTTTTCCTTTAGATGCTGCTAAATTCAAGCAGGGCAACAGGCAGTTCTTAATTAAATAAAGTGAATATACAGGGAGCATCACTGTAGAGGAGCATACATGCTCAGCCAGCCTGTATCTCTGTTCAtattaacctcctgtgaccctgcgtcctcatatacttatacttaaatctgcttaactataacatgttgtcctcagtagtacacactctagaaaaagcacaatacatcaatcagtgtaaaaatcaggtcaaatcaaaaaatcaaaataaagtcaatcagcagcttatctgcagacaaaagtggaccaaGTACAAAAgatgatcagattttatgattAAAACGTGTTTATTTGTGATAAATAAGGTTTGTAGATTGATATTATGTGCAAGTTTGACcattttttagcaatagcaacaagctacgacgctgctaatcaggaagtactcatttgagaacgaatagacttttactatcgttc contains:
- the nkd2b gene encoding protein naked cuticle homolog 2-like: MGKLQSKHACKRRENPEGDSFVVNAFLRRGMEECERYSATDHKLKNMQGFPNGVLKEGQYTDQHCPLEVVLPPEKAEGCESYLQYLHSEDGVREILRDTTKAPGKKRISLDDLECDVSVEDDNRQEWIFTLYDFDNSGKVTKDDMSSLMHTIYDVVDASVNHSCHNKSKTLRVKLTVTPEPRCHRRETGTDRCHQEEGRSADKRLSSYISSKGQSNEAPAPEGQHYCVDENTERRNHYLDLAGIENYTSRFEGTSPAFPPQEAHHVRSSQSQSRSRSQEPEAQVVHHQRRSQVISDSYNPTESRSRGTQFVKSPKGTYKSGGGNNGGGGGGKSTKCHGHHPPVQSMLHSGSAAGHGGQDVYHLPHQAQSSSHHQHPLQYSHSKRLRAKAREAMSPSKTPLSPQQQPPLPSVLPSLEREQASGPPGSPGFVVPVVQRHEHHHHHEHHHHHHYHHYHQT